The DNA window GAAACGGAGAAGTGGTTTTCATAACAGCTGAATATTCCCATTTTCCCGGGTGCCCCTAACATTGTTCTTatggtgagaatgcttccgtacaaACCAACTCCTTCATACGTAACTTTTTATGCTTATCAagcgaaaatgggacgtttcacCAGAAAAACACTGGTTATGCACCCATGGTAGATTCCTATgcctatttctgcaaaaatatccacgaatttgacaggaacaaatcttcactcaacaacaatcgcACACAGtatctccaagccaacaaccggcaccaccatCAAGAATCGAACGTAGAAGAgaacggatgcgtttgtcctcgcgctcgcatttctgtttgacgctctattgctttcttcgaacatgttttgaattggcttctcaataaTTTATAGTGTATActccttcgtttgttttttaACATGTACACAAAGTGGAAAACTCgcttaagaacgtttgttttaacaaaagacaactatcaaataaagttttcattttttacactTTCATCATATGACAATTTAATAAGGCGAATGATTATAAAGAAATTACTATTACCATTTTTATCGGAACGTGTTCGACCATCTTCCGGGTTAAGGCGCGGGCCCCTAAatgcgacccgggccccagggtaattgccctggctgaccccccctctcatcgggcctggtaCGGTATTCTTCAAAGTTGCTTTCAATACCTGCTGCTGAAGCATAGACAGCCGTACAATCGATAAATGATAGACATGGCCATGGGTTATAATTAAGATGTTGGCCATGctcatattttcattttttttattggcgaTTGTTGGCGACTATTATCGGATTTGAAATGGTAAATATTGATGAAATGACCATGTTTGAAATATCATGAATATCTATAGCATTGTCGAGCCTGTTGAATCCGGAGAAAGACCGAACGAAGCAGCTTCCGGAAAACGGCAGAAACCACTTAAGGAGAACACTTTCTGTGGGGACCACGAAggggagttttttttttaatactttAAACCAAACACTTGTGTTGATTTGTTCGCACAGTGGAATAAAAGACTGACGTCTCAAATccagttgtttttattttgatttctgTAAATGTACGCTAAATAAGCGTAAGCGCGTAATTTAGTGTTGTACTAAATTATACCAGATACTGGGTACACAACAGAGCCGTcatcgtatttcttatgatTGCATTGGTTACGACAATCATTTTACGCGACAAATTCATTTtccataattattttttatgggATGGTTCAATCcagtttcaggtcgtgtcgttgtttttacctaatactatgttcacactacagagttaaaatacGTTATCATAATTagtaacaagaaaaatgtcatcaagatagcattaaaacacgttttaactcgtagtgtgcaCGTAGAATAAGGGTCGTTCGCCTCTTGTtcgagttagagaaatctcCTTAAAAAAATCACTAACCTTATGTGCAACGTTGGGAATCGAACTCACGTCAGCAGCGTACAGGCTAAAAATACACGAAAtacaaaattaataatgaaaactaatcatataatatttacttaatgcAAGGTAAATAATTCGACTTTTCATTGCAGCTATTGGCCGGCCAACGGTTCGTGGATGTGACACTCGCCTGTGAAGGTCATCAGGTACACTGCCACCGGCTGGTGCTGGCGGCATGTTCGACCTTCTTCGAGAACCTCCTGGGTGAGAACCCGTGCAAGCACCCAATCATCATACTTCCGCGGGAAATCAAACTGTGGGCCATCCAAGCGTTGGTAGATTTCATGTACAAAGGAGAAGTGAACGTATCTCAGGCCGGTTTACCAGATCTGATGAAATgtgcagaaatactgaaaattcGTGGATTGTGTGGGTCGGATGCCGCGCTCAATCTGAATCACATTAACAGCCCCGCAAGAAGCACCGGTACCGGCAGTACGATGCTAGCCGGAGCGGCGGTTCACCCGAACGACCCTTCGAATCATAGTGGCCAAAGAGGAAGTAGTAAGTATCCCAAAGTATGTGGATGTGACAGTATTGCTAAATTGTTTATTTCAAGGTCCTCAACGTACAGAGCACGGCAAAATACAGCAAAATAGTGCTCTCAGTGGTACTAAACCGGGAGGAAACTTCTTGCACAGTCTCAACCTGCAACCTGTAGCCTCATCAACGCCGGTAAAAGCATCTAGTCAGCAGCGACCGCAAGAGCGGCAGCCACAAAGTCTTCAACCCAGCGGTGATGATGGCGAGAATAGCGATAACGGAAGCAGTGGGAATGAGATGTGCATCAAGACGGAGGATCTGATCATAGGTAAATTTGTGAATCTATCAAACAAGGAAGTTAATGGGAATTATAACAATTGTTTTCACCAAAGATGAAGATGCTGGAAAAGGCGACGAAGAAGACGACATGGAATTATTAGGAAGCGACAAAAATCAAGCAGGTTAGTGGTTATTTTGTAACTACGAATCGGTTtttaaaatacataaaacgaGGTTTGTCGATCGACCGTTTTTcgaaatgcgataaaaatacgcAAGCTaataaaaattgctttttttatGTTTACATCCCGATTGTATCAAATGAAGCTATATTTTTATAAGCTTTAAGTAACTGTAACCTACCTCCATTAATTTTCCCACCAAAAAGCTTCTCGTGCTCATGAGAGATtcctgcattttttttaattaattggtTACCGGAAGATTAGCTAACGAGCATTTCGAAAACGATCATGCTAatatgaattataaaactcAAAAAGTGTCATAATTATCAGTTTTTACTACTATTGGTTGTCTAAACATAAAGAGAAGTTTCCAAATCGATTCACAAGCCCGTTCTCAATTGCAtggtgaacaaaaaaatcacgtCACGATGACGACGAGCGAGCGGTAGGAAGACGTAGCTTTCTTATCCAACATACATTAGAGCTTATCTTAGTTGTCAATCTAATCCAAAATCGCAGTTGTCTAACTCTGCATATCTTTCTCTTTCTCTATTTGTCTTACCTCACCCTGTCTGTCCATGATACTTTTTCCAGAGGACGACGATGCTGTCGAGGATGAAGACATAGAGGACTATATCGAAGATGTAGATCAAGACCTCCGACCGCTCGACGAGCGAAAGCAAGAGCGTCACGAAAGTAATAGTAGTAATAATAACAATGATTTCACAATCACCGTCACGGACAACAACAGTAGAACTAGTAATCATGCTAATTCCAAAACGTCCCAAACGAACCAAGTGACCTCTTTATCCTCCTCGCCTCCGCCGTCGTCGTCATCGTTGCTGTCGATTTTAACACGTGGCTCAATCCGGGTGAAATCGAACGAAAATCTCTTTGATAACCATAAAAAGCAACTGAAAGAGCACAGAACTCCAAAGAAATCCGCGAGTCGGCAACACGTGCTCGCGCCTTACGGTATCGCTAGTATTGGTGGTGACGATGGTGATGGTGGTGGTGGCATGAGTGTTGACGATGGGACTGATTCCGGTGTATCCGGTCTTCCATCTTCTCTAGTGTACAATCGAAACACGATGGACATATACGTGAAACCAAAGAAAGGCATCGGGGGCGCCAGCACTGCCAGCAATCCGGATATATCGCTCGAGGAAGGCGGCAGCGAGCTGTCCACCGATGGCTACGAGAACATCATCTGTTCACCCAATTTCCCCCAGCTTGGCAGCAGTACGATGGGCAGCTATCAGGACGATGATTATGACGACGACTTCGACATACAAATCCTGCCAGATGATAGCTGTATGACGAATGGCGACAGCGACGGCGGCGGAGACGATGAGCTGGTCTATCCTCCGCCGCTTCTTCCATTTGGTAATTCCGAAACTAGCATCACACGTGTGCCATCAATTAAAGGGATGACCAGAACCAACGGTGGACCAGGCCTACTTTCCTCACGGAGGTATGGTCGACAGTCTAGCGCAAGAGGTGGTGCCAGTAGGCTACTGAGCCAACTGACCAGGGATACTAAGGTCCCGCTAGCCAATGGCGTGGCGATTCCTCCGTCGGCATTTGTGCTGAGGAACCCACGCGGTAACCAGCCCCGGTCATACAATACGGATGCTCTGTGGTCGGCCCTGATGGACGTCAAGGCGGGCGAAAGCATATACAGGTACGTTGGTTTGGTTAGTTCGTTTCGTTGGTGGATTTATTCGTTCATTTATTGCTTTAATTTTGTTGTGATAATTTGTAATGATTTTGTATATATTATTTAGAGATTTCGTCAAACTGGAGTTATTTGACACAACCTAAAAATGATAAAaggaatcatttttttaattcctGATAGTAAATGTTGCAGTGGTGTTACATTGAATCGACAGCTCTATCATCTTACCACGAAGAGAagttcaaaaatcaaaattgattAACGATAACATTTTATCGCACTGGTGTTGTAATTTTACTGCAGAAATGCGTAAATACATTTTAAATTCATGCTCATAATTCAAGTTGGAGCATTCAGTTTTCGTAGGCGCACGTTAGCTACCTTATGGGAATTAAATTTTGAGAGGTTATCTcggttttttattatttttaatcaaaaagAACATTCATAAATGATTTAATGACAAGCTTGTGGATATAATACAACGGATAAAGTAAAATGGttaacttgaaataattcagAAACGCTTAAAAGTGGGCTTTTTGCAGTTAGTCACGCTAATGTTTGAAATTGATAACCACTATTGGGTATTGCAATGCAAGACAACTTTTACCCTATGTAGCTGTGACGTCACAATCACGACTAGAAGGTTAACTCATCTGAAATATTTAGCATGAGCTTCGCGGTAATTACGCTGAAAATCTTGTAAAAAGGCTACTTCCAAAGTATTAAGCCGTTTTCGATTCTGGTAGAGATTTTAGTCTATTTACTCGTTACACTTTCAACATTTCAACGTTTATTATTCTAAAAATGGGATTGGTGTACAGCGAAGCCCCAATTTTACCAGTCGtccattttgtcagctttttgaccagATTTTGTCAGTCTCAcatgaaaacctgttttataAACTCTAGCAGTCGAACCAAGTCATTTCCGAGCAAATCtttcttatcttaaagatgcaacaTATGCGAAAATgtaattatatttattttaaattttatactgGAAGATCCCTTTAAGGATGATTTATATTacataatcagaaagggttatgaagcTATGTCTAGGGACTAAAAAGATATAAGCTTTAGTTCATCAAGAAGAAAGAAATATAAATGTCCCAATTTTGACAGCTAAAATAAACGAAGGGACCAATAAAACCGGGTCACCTTTGTTTACTATTATCCCAACTACTAGAAAGAGAAGCAAGTCAGTTTATCACAAATAGAAAAGAAGAATGATCTTAATTAATCTACTAATTTACTACAAAAGCATAAGAGAGATCGCCCGTGCTTGTCACTTCGATACTGACTAGAACCAATTGatattgcaaaatgttcattggaaaaTTTACTAATTTAGTGCAACATACTAGAAAGTCTAAATGATGCAGGAGATGAAGTATAGAATCTTGTTTTTATTGCTTAAGATATGGAAGCAGGAAAAACTAAATCACTACATTAAAATAACaatgtaggggaattatggttaaaaccgacaccttaagcttaacactttttctaagttgccaccaaaccaataaaattataattttaatgcacaattcttcttcagaaaattcttcacaagacctaattttttcagcgcttcgaaaaattaatttcattaaaaattattggttgtaaaacttggaaaacaaagtgactttttgtatgcactgcgggtaaaaccgacaccctataggggtaagatcgacaccccctttaatttattttctctccactgtattaaaatctttatctttattaaaaattagatatatgcgtgattaataaagtgtgcgtatgtatgatgcaaatatgtgctttttattgcttcatcatgtagtgaggggaagaaagttcgaaagcgtagtactataaataagagtattttatcgaagactccatatcaagaagactggcaactctgtccagaatccggagacagcaacagcaacgccacttgcgggtaaaggtggtactttccatagtgatgcacacacacatatacatttttacataaagcttcctcccttcttccaatagaggcgctgtaacctctgtcgcttctcgtttgtacgggggaaggaaagagatatcagtcttcttgatatggagtcttcgattttatgctataggattatttattgatatgagtatttccaaataatcctcttgcgcacatcattgcaacctccagtgtcattttatttcgtaagagaagatttgcaagcgttctacgttctgctaatttgattcattcacttataagtgacacacacacttcttagtaaaactatctttttcaggtttgatttttcggactctgatcatcaacgatctattggggtatacatactatcattgtctcattgtgataaagttcgtctatgacaaaccaagagaacactagaaattcggtttgatgacctttttgcagaaatagcaaaagcttcgatagaatcagataagcaaaaattccaatttttgatttttaaagagacttataagaaataaacacaataaaagtatttctgtgtatttcagctattactatagtctgctaatagtgtaattgaagtgtcacaaagatccccagccttttgtaatgaatcgcaagtaaacacaaccatcttaacagtgtatcggttttaccctaaccaaagggtgtcggttttaccccaacagcgtacatttttttataaaagctattaaaaatatcgaatttctcaaactcatcttcaatgcacccagttgatcataggaaaggccgataataataggtactgaaatttgtggtgatttgaaaagcttttgtccggttaaaaccttaaaatctaccaacgaaattttacatccatacgagtatgaacgctgctgtcgtatgttttgtttatttttatgacattcggcgcactaacgtaaatccaatttttcttaaaatgctctacataaacgtactaataataatgtatcattatgaaatgaattaaaattttatttctagtaaaagttgtggggtgtcggttttacccacagtgtcggtttttcccacaattcccctaccaaAACCAAAATATGcaagaaataaatataaaaaagtgaaaatgagGTAATTTCCGGATAGATGCCGCactttctatatctcgtatatagggtcacttttatgcggtaatatgatattgtgactTTGTCTCTCGaagaatataataatccttattattaactcacgaaaattttattaataattaTGTGCGtgcagttgcatcacggagtgccgaaatTTTTTAGTAccgcattaaaatttcgttttttttaaatcgctcgaattttttttatgatcatgagcacggtcaaCCTCAacttcagaggaaaatgtcgtcgtgcggcatctctaccCTACAACTGAGATAGATGCCACATCAAAATTGCGGgcgagatgccgcactcgatggcggagagtatgtagctaaaatgtatttttttcctcggaatgtcattaaatgatcagttgtgtcaggtataggttcttaataaggtatatccacagactaacggacctaacacagcgACATATAGGATTacgagtctatttatctatgtATTTAAATGGACGacatgtatctaagtattagttgcTTCAGTTTATattttaaagtttcaggcactgattttcgtgaacgcattgatttgtagttaTGTCAATACTgagataaaaacgaaaatttcaacgaattgatgctttatCAAAATGAACAAACCTAAGGTATATAAGTTCATTGttgggagaaacagccaaaaactgcttttaaggagATATATATCGCTTGTtcaaacatataaataaatagtacccttaattaagttactccaacttaatcGTTACACAAGGTGGCaatggaaaaatatttttaaaatgttgaataaaaaatgtgtctagaaatggtagtacccccttaagaaaagtgaaggtgctagacgatttataggtgtaatcaaagaaactcagctgaagacaccaaatcacaaaaacatcaacgagagctaaaaaatacttttgttcaccatttttcattttgtgaccacggtgcggcgtctcacccaCACATGCGGCATTTCCCCCGCAgtgactttttattttaaatattcatggaaatttgaagattttttttcataacaaaaaccatttcacagtattttagaaacttgggCAATTGATAATGAtttaatcaaatattgaatggtttactttgatgcacgatcgatttttagaaatgtgcggcacCTCTCCTCAAATTACCCTAACATTAACCGAAAGTCAACCATAGTAAACATgaactgtcaaagtttgataaccgtataTCAATAGCAGcccgagaaataaacaaaaccaGTAACGTAA is part of the Topomyia yanbarensis strain Yona2022 chromosome 1, ASM3024719v1, whole genome shotgun sequence genome and encodes:
- the LOC131677655 gene encoding sex determination protein fruitless-like, producing the protein MSSGQSQQFCVRWNSHLGSIGAAFPQLLAGQRFVDVTLACEGHQVHCHRLVLAACSTFFENLLGENPCKHPIIILPREIKLWAIQALVDFMYKGEVNVSQAGLPDLMKCAEILKIRGLCGSDAALNLNHINSPARSTGTGSTMLAGAAVHPNDPSNHSGQRGSSPQRTEHGKIQQNSALSGTKPGGNFLHSLNLQPVASSTPVKASSQQRPQERQPQSLQPSGDDGENSDNGSSGNEMCIKTEDLIIDEDAGKGDEEDDMELLGSDKNQAEDDDAVEDEDIEDYIEDVDQDLRPLDERKQERHESNSSNNNNDFTITVTDNNSRTSNHANSKTSQTNQVTSLSSSPPPSSSSLLSILTRGSIRVKSNENLFDNHKKQLKEHRTPKKSASRQHVLAPYGIASIGGDDGDGGGGMSVDDGTDSGVSGLPSSLVYNRNTMDIYVKPKKGIGGASTASNPDISLEEGGSELSTDGYENIICSPNFPQLGSSTMGSYQDDDYDDDFDIQILPDDSCMTNGDSDGGGDDELVYPPPLLPFGNSETSITRVPSIKGMTRTNGGPGLLSSRRYGRQSSARGGASRLLSQLTRDTKVPLANGVAIPPSAFVLRNPRGNQPRSYNTDALWSALMDVKAGESIYRASQIHKVPRKTLRNWMKRWDIKSAYPMPRQLKEAAEKKRIIKELTEQAQHLSDEPIP